In Frondihabitans sp. PAMC 28766, a genomic segment contains:
- a CDS encoding kynureninase, translating to MNSTHDPAPRNPDPLDAAPLDAADPLAAYVDRFVPAPGVAAYLDGNSLGRPLRATADRFADFVAGDWGTGLIRSWDDRWMDFPTETGDRIATVVLGSAPGQTVVGDSTTVLLYKAIRATLELGQRQGRHEILLDDDQFPTDRFVIEGIARERGATVRWIRVDPALGVTPSLVRDAVSRDTAVVVVNHVSYRSGFIADLASITRIAHEAGALAVWDLCHSVGVVPFSLDDADVDLAVGCTYKFLNGGPGAPAFLYARADLHPALEQPIQGWMGAADVFEMASTFEPASGIRRFLSGTPPIVGMLAMNDMLDLLDEVGLESVRAKSLALTDYAFALSDALLAPLGVVAATPREHRIRASHVTLRHEAFRATLPALWAGGVVPDFRNPDALRLGLSPLSTTFAEVRTGVEAIVEALRGRLEP from the coding sequence ATGAACTCGACCCACGATCCTGCTCCACGCAACCCCGACCCGCTCGACGCTGCGCCCCTCGACGCGGCCGACCCGCTCGCGGCGTACGTCGACCGCTTCGTGCCCGCGCCGGGTGTCGCGGCCTACCTCGACGGCAACTCCCTGGGCCGGCCGCTGCGTGCGACTGCCGACCGCTTCGCCGACTTCGTCGCCGGCGACTGGGGCACCGGCCTGATCCGCTCGTGGGACGACCGGTGGATGGATTTCCCGACCGAGACGGGCGACAGGATCGCGACGGTCGTGCTGGGATCGGCCCCCGGCCAGACGGTCGTCGGCGACTCGACGACCGTCCTGCTGTACAAGGCGATCCGGGCCACGCTCGAACTCGGTCAGCGGCAGGGGCGGCACGAGATCCTGCTCGACGACGACCAGTTCCCGACAGACCGCTTCGTGATCGAGGGCATCGCCCGAGAGCGCGGCGCGACGGTGCGGTGGATCCGGGTCGACCCGGCCCTCGGCGTGACGCCGTCGCTCGTGCGAGATGCCGTGAGCCGCGACACAGCGGTAGTGGTGGTCAACCACGTCTCGTACCGCTCCGGCTTCATCGCCGACCTCGCGTCGATCACGCGGATCGCCCACGAGGCCGGCGCCCTCGCGGTCTGGGACCTCTGCCACTCGGTCGGCGTCGTCCCTTTCTCGCTCGACGACGCCGACGTCGACCTGGCGGTGGGCTGCACCTACAAGTTCTTGAACGGCGGCCCGGGTGCGCCGGCATTCCTGTACGCGCGCGCCGACCTGCATCCCGCGCTCGAACAGCCGATCCAGGGTTGGATGGGCGCCGCCGACGTCTTCGAGATGGCTTCCACGTTCGAGCCGGCGTCGGGCATCCGCCGGTTCCTGAGCGGCACCCCGCCCATCGTCGGCATGCTCGCAATGAACGACATGCTCGACCTCCTCGACGAGGTGGGTCTCGAATCCGTCCGCGCGAAGTCGCTTGCCCTCACCGACTACGCCTTCGCTCTCTCCGACGCGCTCCTGGCCCCGCTCGGCGTCGTCGCGGCCACCCCTCGAGAGCACAGGATCCGAGCGAGTCACGTCACACTCCGACACGAGGCGTTCCGCGCGACCCTGCCGGCCCTCTGGGCGGGCGGAGTCGTGCCGGACTTCCGCAACCCGGACGCCCTCCGTCTCGGCCTCTCGCCCCTCAGCACCACGTTCGCCGAGGTCCGCACCGGCGTCGAAGCCATCGTCGAGGCTCTGCGTGGCAGGCTGGAGCCATGA
- a CDS encoding alpha-N-arabinofuranosidase, producing MSTAHITIDRDFTIGPVPRRLFGSFVEHMGRCVYTGIYEPGHPESDERGFRQDVLKLVKELGATVIRYPGGNFVSGYNWEDGVGPVSERPRRLDGAWHTVETNAFGLHEFAEWSKEAGTEIMEAINLGTRGVNEARELVEYANHPGGTALSDRRIKNGAKDPFDIKLWCLGNELDGPWQIGHKTADEYGRLAQEAGKAMRFVDPSIELVAVGSSNSGMPTFGSWEHTVLSHAYDEVDYMSMHAYYQEHDGDALSFLASSVDMDYFIESVVATADAVRAKRKAKKYINLSFDEWNVWYQTGLDTDDQPHNVSKGWVEHPRLIEDSYSVTDAVVVGTLLNSLLRHGDRVSIANQAQLVNVIAPIRSEENGPAWKQTIFWPFARMAALAKGQILRTAVVSDRVETPRFGDADLVDVSSTYDEETGRVALFLANRGLDEAATVEVALRGFTASRVVRAEVLHIPEGGDRFTANTLEAQDAVGLVSLDGVTVDGGTASLSLPSLSWAVVELDVTKA from the coding sequence ATGTCGACCGCGCACATCACCATCGATCGCGACTTCACCATCGGGCCCGTGCCCCGCCGTCTCTTCGGCTCGTTCGTCGAGCACATGGGCCGCTGCGTGTACACGGGCATCTACGAGCCGGGCCACCCCGAGTCCGACGAGCGCGGATTCCGGCAGGACGTCTTGAAGCTCGTCAAAGAGCTCGGCGCCACCGTGATCCGCTACCCCGGCGGCAACTTCGTCTCGGGTTACAACTGGGAGGACGGCGTCGGCCCCGTGTCAGAACGGCCCAGACGCCTCGACGGCGCCTGGCACACGGTCGAGACCAACGCCTTCGGCCTGCACGAGTTCGCCGAGTGGTCGAAAGAAGCCGGCACCGAGATCATGGAGGCGATCAACCTCGGCACCCGCGGCGTCAACGAGGCCCGCGAGCTCGTCGAGTACGCCAACCATCCGGGCGGCACCGCGCTCAGCGACCGCCGCATCAAGAACGGGGCGAAGGATCCCTTCGACATCAAACTCTGGTGCCTCGGCAACGAGCTCGACGGCCCGTGGCAGATCGGCCACAAGACCGCCGACGAGTACGGCCGTCTGGCGCAGGAGGCCGGCAAGGCGATGCGCTTCGTCGATCCGTCGATCGAACTGGTCGCGGTCGGCTCGTCGAACTCCGGCATGCCCACGTTCGGCTCGTGGGAGCACACCGTGCTCTCGCACGCCTACGACGAGGTCGACTACATGTCGATGCACGCCTACTACCAGGAGCACGACGGCGACGCGCTGAGCTTCCTGGCGTCGAGCGTCGACATGGACTACTTCATCGAGTCCGTCGTGGCCACAGCCGATGCGGTGCGCGCCAAACGCAAGGCCAAGAAGTACATCAACCTCTCGTTCGACGAGTGGAACGTCTGGTACCAGACCGGCCTCGACACCGACGACCAGCCGCACAACGTCTCGAAGGGCTGGGTCGAGCACCCGCGCCTCATCGAAGACAGCTACAGCGTCACCGACGCAGTCGTGGTCGGCACCCTGCTGAACTCGCTGCTGCGCCACGGCGACCGCGTCTCGATCGCCAACCAGGCCCAGCTCGTCAACGTGATCGCGCCCATCCGCTCCGAAGAGAACGGCCCCGCCTGGAAGCAGACGATCTTCTGGCCCTTCGCTCGAATGGCAGCGCTGGCGAAGGGGCAGATCCTGCGCACCGCCGTCGTCTCCGACCGCGTCGAGACGCCTCGCTTCGGCGACGCCGACCTGGTCGACGTCTCGAGCACCTACGACGAAGAGACCGGTCGCGTCGCGCTGTTCCTCGCGAACCGCGGCCTCGACGAGGCAGCCACGGTCGAGGTCGCGCTGCGCGGCTTCACGGCCTCGCGCGTGGTCCGCGCCGAGGTGCTGCACATCCCCGAGGGCGGCGATCGCTTCACCGCCAACACCCTCGAGGCGCAGGATGCCGTCGGTCTCGTCTCGCTCGACGGCGTCACCGTCGACGGGGGCACCGCGTCGCTCTCGCTGCCGTCGCTCTCGTGGGCGGTCGTCGAGCTCGACGTCACGAAAGCCTGA
- a CDS encoding LacI family DNA-binding transcriptional regulator codes for MRATVRDVAARAGVSPKTVSNVINGVVFVRPDTRERVEKAVADLQYVPNLSARGLRNGRTGAIAVAFPDLSMEYSAEMLDEFVEVAHEKGWTIQLEQTAKRPERERELLSRGREHLIDGLVLNPISLEASAVAVDSDDLPPVVLIGEVEVDVVDRVSLDSVAAARDMTTHLAGLGHTRIAAVGTNGAIFDSATARVRTEGYRQGLQAAGLPLDPALEIEVEDWSPGDAGDAILRALDAGVAPDAIFCFTDTMATGVLSALSGRRIRVPDDVSVVGFDDVASARFASPPLTTVSFDKHRFAEVTLTMLSDRVNDRSLPPRAVRIPHAIVERESVRRR; via the coding sequence ATGCGCGCAACCGTCAGAGACGTCGCCGCCCGAGCCGGGGTGAGCCCCAAGACCGTCTCGAACGTCATCAACGGCGTCGTCTTCGTGCGCCCCGACACCCGCGAGCGCGTCGAGAAGGCCGTCGCCGATCTGCAGTACGTGCCGAACCTGTCGGCGAGGGGCCTCCGCAACGGCCGCACCGGCGCGATCGCCGTCGCCTTCCCCGATCTGAGCATGGAGTACTCGGCCGAGATGCTCGACGAATTCGTCGAGGTCGCTCACGAGAAGGGCTGGACGATCCAGCTCGAGCAGACCGCCAAGCGACCGGAGCGCGAGCGCGAGCTGCTGTCGAGGGGGCGCGAGCACCTCATCGACGGCCTCGTGCTCAACCCGATCAGCCTCGAGGCCAGCGCCGTCGCCGTCGACTCCGACGACCTGCCGCCCGTCGTTCTGATCGGCGAGGTCGAGGTCGACGTGGTCGACCGGGTGTCGCTCGACAGTGTCGCCGCGGCCCGCGACATGACCACGCACCTCGCCGGCCTCGGTCACACGCGCATCGCCGCGGTCGGGACGAACGGCGCGATCTTCGACTCCGCGACTGCCCGGGTGCGCACCGAGGGATATCGGCAGGGGCTTCAGGCCGCTGGGCTCCCGCTCGATCCTGCCCTCGAGATCGAGGTCGAAGACTGGTCGCCGGGCGACGCGGGCGACGCGATCCTTCGTGCCCTCGATGCCGGTGTCGCCCCCGATGCCATCTTCTGCTTCACCGACACCATGGCGACGGGTGTGCTCTCGGCGCTCTCGGGGCGCAGGATCCGAGTGCCCGACGACGTCTCGGTCGTGGGCTTCGACGACGTGGCGAGCGCCCGATTCGCCTCCCCTCCGCTCACGACAGTGTCGTTCGACAAGCACCGCTTCGCCGAGGTGACCCTGACGATGCTCTCCGATCGCGTCAACGACCGGAGCCTGCCGCCGCGCGCGGTGCGGATCCCGCACGCGATCGTCGAGCGCGAGAGCGTCCGGCGGCGGTAG
- the hrpA gene encoding ATP-dependent RNA helicase HrpA, with amino-acid sequence MIPAIAFPPELPVSQRRDDIAAAIRDNQVVIVAGATGSGKTTQLPKICLELGREMIGHTQPRRIAARSVAERIADELGVELGSLVGYQVRFTDQVGADTRVKLMTDGILLNEIHFDRDLKKYDTIIIDEAHERSLTIDFLIGYFKQLLPRRPDLKLIITSATIDPESFSKHFDGAPIIEVSGRTYPVEIRYRPLVAEDDAAGDDEDVDDDGNDRGRRERADDKDYLTGINDALDELSRESNGDVLVFLSGENEIRDAEESIRGRGLPFTEALPLYGRLSAADQHRVFEPSRTAGTRRRIILATNVAETSLTVPGIRYVIDAGTARISRYSTRAKVQRLPIEAISQASANQRSGRSGRTSDGIAIRLYSEQDFDARPEFTEPEILRTNLAAVILQMISLGLGDIAGFPFLQPPDSRGIKDGLDLLRELTAVDSRGEITRIGKQITRLPIDPRLARMVLESKQHGTTREVMAIVAALSIQDPRERPLEKRPQADQQHARFTDPSGDFLSFLNLWNYLEEKQEEMGSSAFRRLCKAEYLNYLRIREWQDVYRQLVRASKTLGLHVGPPAANPDGVHKSLLAGLLSQIGLKDVQKKDYVGARQSRFVIFPGSALAKKQPNAIMAAELVETSRLFARVAGAIDPAWAAPIAGDLVKRSHSEPHWEKKQGAVVAFERVTLYGVPIIPRQRVQFNRIDPPYARELFIRHALVENDWESHQAFQQKNEQLIDELTELEERTRRRDILVDGDAVFEFYHRRIPADVNTMRSFEGWWRKARHETPDLLTMRAEDLLGDDEPEVDESAYPTDWRQGDQTLALRYRFEPGSHDDGVTVLVPLPLLARLSPLGFDWQVPAFRDELIQALIKSLPKQIRKNVVPAADWAAKIRAELPSEPPQEPTEPFTATVATVIKRLTYTPVAEGDFDLTRIPGHLRITFAVVDERSRVVGIDKDLPALQKQLAQDTRRSVARATEVPAAAGPSIQRAGLARWDFDDLPAFVDTRHGETTVRAYPALVDDGSSVSIQLMATAQDQAIATPRGVRRLLMLGTPSPVAYVQQHLTAPEKLILATSPYQNTAALFADCLTAVVDDVLFRVKADGMILTRKEFETVRDRVSAAVMDSMFQTVSLVARTLTAGRDADKALKQATNISLLPALTDAREQRGRLVYPGFVAQTGLQQLQRVPVYLVGIQRRITKLLENPARDRAWMVEVQQATTRYVDAGGAFPPAPSDPAPLVRARWMLEEFRLSLFAQDLRPAESVSLQRIRKVLAGAS; translated from the coding sequence ATGATTCCCGCCATCGCCTTCCCGCCCGAGCTGCCGGTCAGCCAGCGCCGCGACGACATTGCCGCTGCCATCCGCGACAACCAGGTGGTCATCGTCGCCGGCGCGACGGGCTCGGGCAAGACGACGCAGCTGCCGAAGATCTGCCTCGAGCTGGGGCGAGAGATGATCGGCCACACGCAGCCCCGACGTATTGCCGCGCGCAGCGTGGCCGAGCGGATCGCCGACGAGCTCGGCGTCGAGCTGGGCTCTCTCGTCGGCTACCAGGTGCGCTTCACCGACCAGGTCGGGGCCGACACGCGCGTCAAGCTGATGACCGACGGCATCCTGCTCAACGAGATCCACTTCGATCGCGATCTCAAGAAGTACGACACCATCATCATCGACGAGGCGCACGAGCGCAGCCTCACCATCGACTTCCTGATCGGCTACTTCAAGCAGCTGCTGCCGCGCCGCCCCGACCTCAAGCTCATCATCACCAGCGCGACGATCGACCCCGAGTCGTTCTCGAAGCACTTCGACGGGGCGCCGATCATCGAGGTGTCGGGTCGGACGTATCCGGTCGAGATCCGGTATCGGCCATTGGTCGCCGAAGACGACGCGGCGGGTGACGATGAAGACGTCGACGACGACGGCAACGACCGCGGGCGCCGCGAGCGAGCAGACGACAAGGATTACCTCACCGGCATCAACGACGCCCTCGACGAGCTGAGCCGCGAGTCGAACGGCGACGTGCTCGTCTTCTTGAGCGGCGAGAACGAGATCCGCGACGCCGAGGAGTCGATCCGCGGGCGGGGCCTCCCCTTCACCGAGGCGCTCCCCCTCTACGGCCGCCTCAGCGCAGCCGACCAGCACCGGGTCTTCGAGCCGAGCCGCACAGCGGGCACCCGCCGCCGCATCATCCTGGCGACCAACGTCGCCGAGACCAGCCTCACCGTGCCCGGCATCCGCTACGTGATCGACGCCGGCACCGCCCGCATCAGCCGCTACTCCACGAGAGCCAAGGTGCAGCGCCTTCCCATCGAGGCCATCTCGCAGGCCTCCGCGAACCAGCGCTCCGGGCGCTCGGGCCGCACCAGCGACGGAATCGCGATCCGCCTCTACAGCGAGCAGGACTTCGACGCCAGGCCCGAGTTCACCGAACCCGAGATCCTGCGCACGAATCTCGCGGCCGTGATCCTGCAGATGATCTCGCTCGGCCTCGGCGACATCGCCGGCTTCCCCTTCTTGCAGCCGCCCGACTCGCGCGGCATCAAAGACGGTCTCGATCTGCTGCGCGAGCTGACCGCGGTCGACTCGAGGGGCGAGATCACCAGGATCGGCAAGCAGATCACCCGCCTGCCCATCGACCCGCGGCTCGCGCGCATGGTGCTCGAATCGAAGCAGCACGGCACCACCCGCGAGGTCATGGCGATCGTCGCGGCCCTCAGCATCCAGGATCCGCGCGAGCGCCCCCTCGAGAAGCGCCCGCAGGCCGACCAGCAGCACGCGCGGTTCACCGACCCGAGCGGCGACTTCCTCAGCTTCCTGAACCTCTGGAACTACCTGGAGGAGAAGCAGGAGGAGATGGGCTCGAGCGCCTTCCGGCGGCTCTGCAAGGCCGAATACCTGAACTACCTGCGCATCCGCGAGTGGCAGGACGTCTACCGGCAGCTCGTCCGCGCCTCCAAAACGCTCGGCCTCCACGTCGGCCCGCCCGCCGCGAACCCCGACGGCGTCCACAAGTCGCTGCTCGCCGGCCTCCTCAGCCAGATCGGCCTGAAAGACGTGCAGAAGAAGGACTACGTCGGGGCGCGCCAGTCGCGTTTCGTGATCTTCCCCGGGTCGGCCCTCGCCAAAAAGCAGCCGAACGCGATCATGGCGGCCGAGCTCGTCGAGACGTCGCGCCTGTTCGCGAGAGTGGCGGGCGCGATCGATCCTGCCTGGGCCGCCCCGATCGCCGGCGACCTCGTCAAGCGCAGCCACTCCGAGCCGCACTGGGAGAAGAAGCAGGGCGCCGTCGTGGCGTTCGAGCGCGTCACGCTGTACGGGGTGCCGATCATCCCCCGGCAGCGCGTTCAGTTCAACCGGATCGACCCGCCATACGCCCGCGAGCTCTTCATCCGCCACGCCCTCGTCGAGAACGACTGGGAGTCGCATCAGGCCTTCCAGCAGAAGAACGAGCAGCTGATCGACGAGCTGACAGAGCTCGAAGAGCGCACCCGGCGCCGGGACATCCTGGTCGACGGCGACGCGGTGTTCGAGTTCTACCATCGGCGCATCCCGGCCGACGTCAACACGATGCGCAGCTTCGAGGGCTGGTGGAGGAAGGCCCGCCACGAGACCCCCGACCTTTTGACGATGAGGGCCGAAGACCTCCTCGGCGACGACGAGCCCGAGGTCGACGAGAGCGCCTACCCGACCGACTGGCGGCAGGGCGATCAGACGCTGGCCCTCCGTTACCGCTTCGAGCCGGGCTCGCACGACGACGGGGTCACGGTGCTCGTGCCGCTGCCGCTTCTCGCCCGACTCAGCCCGCTCGGCTTCGACTGGCAGGTGCCCGCCTTCCGCGATGAGCTGATCCAGGCGCTCATCAAGTCGCTGCCCAAGCAGATCCGCAAGAACGTCGTGCCCGCCGCCGACTGGGCGGCCAAGATCCGGGCCGAGCTGCCGAGCGAACCCCCGCAGGAGCCCACCGAGCCGTTCACCGCGACGGTCGCCACGGTCATCAAACGGCTCACCTACACGCCGGTGGCCGAGGGCGACTTCGACCTGACCCGCATCCCGGGCCACCTGCGCATCACGTTCGCCGTGGTCGACGAGCGCTCGCGCGTGGTCGGCATCGACAAAGACCTCCCCGCCCTGCAGAAGCAGCTCGCCCAGGACACTCGCCGGAGCGTCGCCCGCGCCACCGAAGTGCCAGCGGCCGCGGGCCCGTCGATCCAGCGCGCTGGGCTCGCGAGGTGGGACTTCGACGACCTCCCCGCCTTCGTCGACACGAGGCACGGCGAGACCACCGTCCGCGCTTACCCGGCCCTCGTCGACGACGGCTCGTCGGTCTCGATCCAGCTGATGGCCACGGCGCAGGATCAAGCGATCGCCACCCCGCGGGGCGTGCGGCGCCTGCTGATGCTCGGCACCCCCTCCCCCGTCGCGTACGTGCAGCAGCACCTCACGGCCCCCGAAAAGCTGATTCTCGCCACGAGCCCCTACCAGAACACCGCGGCGCTCTTCGCCGACTGCCTGACCGCCGTCGTCGACGACGTGCTCTTCCGCGTCAAGGCCGACGGCATGATCCTCACCAGGAAGGAATTCGAGACGGTACGCGACCGGGTGTCGGCTGCCGTCATGGACTCGATGTTCCAGACCGTCTCGCTGGTCGCCCGCACGCTGACAGCGGGGCGCGACGCCGATAAGGCGCTCAAGCAGGCGACGAACATCTCGTTGCTGCCGGCCCTGACCGATGCTCGCGAGCAGCGCGGTCGCCTCGTCTACCCCGGCTTCGTCGCTCAGACGGGCCTGCAGCAGCTGCAGCGCGTGCCGGTCTACCTCGTCGGCATCCAGCGCCGCATCACGAAGCTGCTCGAGAACCCGGCCCGCGACCGAGCGTGGATGGTCGAGGTGCAGCAGGCGACGACGCGCTACGTCGACGCGGGCGGCGCCTTCCCCCCGGCCCCGTCGGATCCTGCGCCCCTCGTGCGAGCCCGCTGGATGCTCGAGGAGTTCCGGCTGTCGCTCTTCGCGCAAGACCTGCGGCCGGCCGAATCTGTGTCCCTGCAGCGCATCCGGAAGGTGCTCGCCGGCGCCTCCTGA